A single genomic interval of Gossypium raimondii isolate GPD5lz chromosome 11, ASM2569854v1, whole genome shotgun sequence harbors:
- the LOC105802129 gene encoding coiled-coil domain-containing protein SCD2 isoform X2 — MPPSRTSVRTPVTIPPIDPPKRSRDKRFTADVGQLKAKDAGDQREASALCDELDMLQEENENLLDKLRSAEERREEAEARARELEKQVASLGEGVSLEAKLLSRKEAALRQREAALKAAKQTKDGREEEIAALRSELENLKDGTATVVEQLHEAESEAKALRSMTQRMVLTQEEMEEVVLKRCWLARYWGLAVQHGICADIAVSKHEHWSALAPLPFEIIVSAGQKAKEEAWDRGGGDLDRSKLVRDLNDLTGEGTIESMLSVEMALRELASLKVEDAVIQALGRHRRLSLLRQSVSDSKSPGDPKLIDAFELSEEEGEDVLFKEAWLTYFWRRAKVHCIEEDIAEDRLQFWISRSGQTPTSHDAVDVDRGLFELRKLGIEQQLWEASRKEIDHPSAASLSNNNDPENSL; from the exons ATGCCGCCGAGTAGAACTTCAGTTCGTACTCCAGTTACTATACCTCCGATTGATCCTCCTAAACGGAGCAGAGATAAAAG GTTTACAGCTGATGTAGGACAACTCAAAGCAAAAGATGCTGGAGATCAGCGTGAAGCTTCTGCACTCTGCGATGAA CTTGATATGCTACAAGAAGAGAATGAGAACCTGCTTGACAAG CTTCGTTCTGCTGAAGAAAGACGTGAGGAAGCAGAAGCAAGAGCTAGGGAGCTTGAGAAACAG GTTGCTTCCTTAGGAGAAGGTGTATCTCTGGAAGCCAAATTATTAAGTAG GAAGGAAGCAGCTTTGCGTCAAAGAGAG GCTGCTCTTAAGGCTGCAAAACAGACGAAGGATGGTAGGGAGGAGGAAATTGCAGCCCTTCGTTCAGAACTTGAG AACTTGAAGGATGGGACTGCTACAGTGGTGGAACAGCTTCATGAAGCAGAATCTGAAGCAAAAGCTCTTCGCTCAATGACCCAAAGAATGGTTTTGACTCAGGAAGAGATG GAGGAAGTCGTCCTGAAAAGATGTTGGCTTGCTCGTTACTGGGGATTGGCTGTACAGCATG GCATATGTGCAGATATAGCAGTGTCAAAGCATGAACATTGGTCTGCATTGGCTCCTCTTCCGTTTGAAATTATTGTTTCTGCAGGACAAAAGGCTAAAGAGGAGGCCTGGGATAGAG GCGGTGGTGATCTAGACCGGAGTAAACTTGTCCGAGATCTGAATGATCTGACAGGAGAAGGAACTATTGAGAGTATGCTTTCAGTTGAAATGGCCCTAAGGGAATTAGCATCTTTAAAG GTTGAAGATGCTGTTATACAAGCATTGGGAAGACACAGACGCCTGAGTTTGCTTCGTCAGTCTGTCTCag attCCAAATCTCCTGGTGATCCGAAGTTGATAGATGCATTTG AACTAAGTGAAGAGGAGGGAGAAGATGTTCTTTTCAAAGAG GCTTGGTTAACATATTTCTGGAGAAGAGCCAAGGTACATTGTATAGAGGAGGATATTGCAGAAGATCGACTTCAGTTTTGGATCAGCCGCAGTGGGCAGACCCCTACTTCACATGATGCAGTGGATG TTGATCGAGGTTTGTTTGAGCTGCGGAAGTTGGGGATAGAACAGCAACTTTGGGAAGCATCTCGTAAAGAAATTGACCACCCATCTGCTGCCTCTTTGTCTAACAACAATGATCCGGAGAACTCTTTGTGA
- the LOC105802129 gene encoding coiled-coil domain-containing protein SCD2 isoform X1, with translation MDRRRTGSPVYGRQWSGGSSSSGSSSPAHPQSRVQLGANSGFSTIKRTQNVAAKAAAQRLAQVMASQTADDDEEDDDLGFRFGGPPVPSSFSNNGLNHSTLPAISIARPNRSPSPALGRNFVEHAPSVRSTSAGRPAVRSTTTTLMPPSRTSVRTPVTIPPIDPPKRSRDKRFTADVGQLKAKDAGDQREASALCDELDMLQEENENLLDKLRSAEERREEAEARARELEKQVASLGEGVSLEAKLLSRKEAALRQREAALKAAKQTKDGREEEIAALRSELENLKDGTATVVEQLHEAESEAKALRSMTQRMVLTQEEMEEVVLKRCWLARYWGLAVQHGICADIAVSKHEHWSALAPLPFEIIVSAGQKAKEEAWDRGGGDLDRSKLVRDLNDLTGEGTIESMLSVEMALRELASLKVEDAVIQALGRHRRLSLLRQSVSDSKSPGDPKLIDAFELSEEEGEDVLFKEAWLTYFWRRAKVHCIEEDIAEDRLQFWISRSGQTPTSHDAVDVDRGLFELRKLGIEQQLWEASRKEIDHPSAASLSNNNDPENSL, from the exons ATGGATCGGAGGAGGACAGGGAGTCCGGTGTACGGGCGGCAGTGGAGCGGGGGATCAAGCAGCTCGGGGTCATCGTCTCCGGCTCATCCTCAGTCGCGTGTTCAGCTAGGTGCAAACAGTGGTTTCTCAACTATCAAACGCACACAAAACGTTGCCGCAAAAGCCGCCGCTCAACGACTTGCTCAAGTCATGGCTTCGCAGACCGCCGATGACGATGAGGAAGACGACGATCTAGGGTTCCGGTTCGGTGGTCCTCCTGTACCTTCTAGCTTCTCCAATAATGGTTTAAATCACAGTACTTTGCCGGCGATCTCAATAGCTCGGCCTAATAGATCTCCCTCCCCTGCG TTAGGTCGGAATTTTGTAGAGCATGCTCCTTCGGTGCGGTCAACGTCAGCAGGGAGGCCGGCAGTAAGGTCAACAACGACAACTTTGATGCCGCCGAGTAGAACTTCAGTTCGTACTCCAGTTACTATACCTCCGATTGATCCTCCTAAACGGAGCAGAGATAAAAG GTTTACAGCTGATGTAGGACAACTCAAAGCAAAAGATGCTGGAGATCAGCGTGAAGCTTCTGCACTCTGCGATGAA CTTGATATGCTACAAGAAGAGAATGAGAACCTGCTTGACAAG CTTCGTTCTGCTGAAGAAAGACGTGAGGAAGCAGAAGCAAGAGCTAGGGAGCTTGAGAAACAG GTTGCTTCCTTAGGAGAAGGTGTATCTCTGGAAGCCAAATTATTAAGTAG GAAGGAAGCAGCTTTGCGTCAAAGAGAG GCTGCTCTTAAGGCTGCAAAACAGACGAAGGATGGTAGGGAGGAGGAAATTGCAGCCCTTCGTTCAGAACTTGAG AACTTGAAGGATGGGACTGCTACAGTGGTGGAACAGCTTCATGAAGCAGAATCTGAAGCAAAAGCTCTTCGCTCAATGACCCAAAGAATGGTTTTGACTCAGGAAGAGATG GAGGAAGTCGTCCTGAAAAGATGTTGGCTTGCTCGTTACTGGGGATTGGCTGTACAGCATG GCATATGTGCAGATATAGCAGTGTCAAAGCATGAACATTGGTCTGCATTGGCTCCTCTTCCGTTTGAAATTATTGTTTCTGCAGGACAAAAGGCTAAAGAGGAGGCCTGGGATAGAG GCGGTGGTGATCTAGACCGGAGTAAACTTGTCCGAGATCTGAATGATCTGACAGGAGAAGGAACTATTGAGAGTATGCTTTCAGTTGAAATGGCCCTAAGGGAATTAGCATCTTTAAAG GTTGAAGATGCTGTTATACAAGCATTGGGAAGACACAGACGCCTGAGTTTGCTTCGTCAGTCTGTCTCag attCCAAATCTCCTGGTGATCCGAAGTTGATAGATGCATTTG AACTAAGTGAAGAGGAGGGAGAAGATGTTCTTTTCAAAGAG GCTTGGTTAACATATTTCTGGAGAAGAGCCAAGGTACATTGTATAGAGGAGGATATTGCAGAAGATCGACTTCAGTTTTGGATCAGCCGCAGTGGGCAGACCCCTACTTCACATGATGCAGTGGATG TTGATCGAGGTTTGTTTGAGCTGCGGAAGTTGGGGATAGAACAGCAACTTTGGGAAGCATCTCGTAAAGAAATTGACCACCCATCTGCTGCCTCTTTGTCTAACAACAATGATCCGGAGAACTCTTTGTGA